A single Dechloromonas denitrificans DNA region contains:
- a CDS encoding ABC transporter permease subunit yields the protein MKRHLPLALFIAALVVGPLVLPEFTVTLLNYIGLYTIVAVGLVLLTGVGGLTSFGQAAFVGLGAYTTAWLTTVYGLSPWLTLLIGLALTASVALFIGFITLRMGGHYLPLGTIAWGISLYYLFGNVEFLGGHTGITGIPNISLFGWELKSGREFYYLIWLVVLLAILSLSNLLDSRVGRAIRALKGGAVMAEAMGINTPRTKIVIFLIAALLASASGWLYAHLQRFVSPTPFALNQGIEYLFMAVVGGAGYVWGAVLGAGLITILKQWLQDWLPQILGQSGNFEIIVFGIAMILILQKARDGLWPVILKLLPERKESRRVPQAAALAKRPATESGRLLLSAENVSKRFGGLVANDQLSLTVKAGEIMALIGPNGAGKSTMFNCVSGVSPASEGSIAFQGKPIAAMISRDIARLGMSRTFQHVRLLGQMTVLENVAIGGHLRGSKGVLAAALRLDRHEENRLLAEAARQIERVGLAEHMFEPAGSLALGQQRIVEIARALCSEPVLLLLDEPAAGLRYREKVALADLLRRLRSEGMGILLVEHDMDFVMGLADRVVVMEFGKKIAEGQPEEVQRDPRVLEAYLGGVE from the coding sequence ATGAAGCGTCATCTTCCCCTCGCCCTGTTCATTGCCGCGCTGGTCGTCGGCCCGCTGGTGCTGCCCGAATTCACCGTCACCCTGCTCAACTACATCGGCCTGTACACCATCGTCGCCGTCGGCCTGGTGCTGCTGACCGGCGTCGGCGGCCTGACTTCGTTCGGCCAGGCCGCCTTTGTCGGCCTCGGCGCCTACACGACGGCCTGGCTGACCACGGTTTACGGCCTGTCGCCCTGGCTGACGCTGCTCATCGGCCTGGCCCTGACCGCTTCGGTGGCGCTCTTCATCGGCTTCATCACGCTGCGCATGGGCGGCCATTACCTGCCCCTCGGTACCATCGCCTGGGGCATCAGCCTCTATTACCTGTTCGGCAATGTCGAATTTCTCGGCGGCCACACCGGCATCACCGGCATTCCCAACATTTCGCTGTTCGGCTGGGAATTGAAATCCGGGCGCGAGTTCTACTATCTGATCTGGCTGGTCGTCCTGCTCGCCATCCTCAGCCTGAGCAATCTGCTCGATTCGCGCGTCGGCCGGGCCATCCGCGCCCTCAAGGGCGGCGCGGTGATGGCCGAGGCGATGGGCATCAACACGCCACGCACCAAGATCGTCATCTTCCTGATCGCCGCGCTGCTGGCCAGCGCTTCCGGCTGGCTGTACGCCCACCTGCAGCGTTTCGTCAGCCCGACGCCATTCGCCCTCAACCAGGGTATCGAGTACCTGTTCATGGCCGTCGTCGGCGGGGCCGGCTACGTCTGGGGTGCCGTCCTCGGGGCCGGGCTGATCACCATCCTCAAGCAATGGCTGCAGGACTGGCTGCCGCAGATTCTCGGCCAGAGCGGCAATTTCGAAATCATCGTCTTCGGCATCGCGATGATCCTGATCCTGCAGAAAGCGCGCGACGGGCTGTGGCCGGTCATCCTCAAGCTGTTGCCGGAACGCAAGGAAAGCCGGCGGGTGCCGCAGGCCGCCGCTCTGGCGAAACGGCCGGCAACGGAAAGCGGTCGCCTGCTGCTTTCCGCCGAGAATGTCAGCAAGCGCTTCGGCGGCCTGGTCGCCAACGACCAGCTGTCGCTGACCGTCAAGGCCGGTGAAATCATGGCCCTGATCGGCCCGAACGGCGCCGGCAAGAGCACCATGTTCAACTGCGTTTCCGGCGTCAGCCCGGCCAGCGAAGGCAGCATTGCCTTCCAGGGCAAGCCGATCGCCGCGATGATCTCGCGCGACATCGCCCGGCTCGGCATGAGCCGGACTTTCCAGCACGTTCGCCTGCTCGGCCAGATGACGGTGCTCGAAAACGTCGCCATCGGCGGCCATCTGCGCGGCAGCAAAGGCGTCCTGGCGGCCGCCCTGCGCCTCGATCGCCACGAAGAAAACCGCCTGCTCGCCGAAGCGGCTCGCCAGATCGAACGGGTCGGCCTTGCCGAACACATGTTCGAGCCGGCCGGCAGCCTGGCCCTCGGCCAGCAGCGCATTGTCGAAATTGCCCGGGCGCTGTGCTCCGAACCAGTCCTGTTGCTGCTCGACGAACCGGCCGCCGGCCTGCGTTACCGTGAAAAGGTGGCCCTCGCCGACCTGTTGCGCCGACTGCGCAGCGAAGGCATGGGCATCCTACTGGTCGAACACGACATGGATTTTGTCATGGGCCTGGCCGACCGCGTCGTCGTCATGGAATTCGGCAAGAAGATCGCCGAAGGACAACCCGAGGAAGTCCAGCGCGATCCACGGGTTCTCGAAGCCTACCTCGGCGGAGTCGAGTGA
- a CDS encoding Crp/Fnr family transcriptional regulator has protein sequence MPASISSSRRQAAFARSAGIGEAICQAGNDGLAWRLRSGVVRLDMPGPRGASFASLAIAGDIIGCETLLFGAYTFSATALTQCELAPWPEGESAKAGESLLASLATAQRRAADIVALRGGQATDRVIGLIRLLADGAGRVVLPSRQDIADITDLRFETISRIIKTLERSQLLAPVKIEGVHATRGFQLNPASLAY, from the coding sequence ATGCCGGCATCAATATCAAGTTCTAGGCGCCAGGCAGCCTTCGCCAGGTCGGCGGGAATCGGCGAGGCGATTTGCCAGGCCGGTAACGACGGCCTGGCGTGGCGCCTGCGCAGCGGCGTGGTCAGGCTCGACATGCCCGGCCCGCGAGGCGCGAGCTTTGCCAGCCTGGCCATCGCCGGCGACATTATCGGCTGCGAAACCCTGCTCTTCGGCGCCTACACCTTCAGCGCCACGGCGCTCACCCAGTGCGAACTGGCCCCCTGGCCAGAGGGAGAGTCCGCCAAGGCTGGCGAGTCGCTGCTCGCATCGCTCGCCACGGCACAACGGCGGGCCGCCGATATCGTCGCCCTGCGCGGCGGCCAGGCCACCGACCGGGTCATCGGCCTGATCCGCCTGCTGGCCGATGGCGCCGGGCGAGTCGTCCTGCCGTCCCGGCAGGATATTGCCGACATCACCGATCTGCGCTTTGAAACCATCTCGCGCATCATCAAAACCCTCGAACGCTCGCAGCTGCTGGCCCCGGTGAAGATCGAAGGGGTCCATGCAACCCGGGGTTTTCAGCTCAATCCGGCCAGCCTGGCCTATTGA
- a CDS encoding ABC transporter substrate-binding protein, with protein sequence MNKTLLAALLSTIAATALADINVGVTLSATGPAASLGIPEKNTIDLLPKSIAGQKVNYLVLDDASDTTTAVKNTKKLISENKVDLIIGSTTTPNSLAMVGVAAEGETPMIALAASARIVEPMDDKRKWVFKTPQNDAQMSTAIIEHMTNNNVKTVAYIGFSDAYGEGWWNEFSKLAEVRKIALVGNERFNRTDTTVTGQILKILSAKPDAVLIGGAGTPAALPQKSLKEKGYKGIIYQTHGVANNDFLRVCGKDCEGTVLPTGPVLVAGQLPADNPVKKSATEYVTRYEAAHGKGSVNAFGGYAWDAGQLLAAAAPQALKTAQPGSREFRLALRDALEATKNVAGAHGVFNMSASDHLGLDQRARVMVTVQQGAWKLAR encoded by the coding sequence TTGAACAAAACGCTACTCGCCGCACTGCTCTCAACCATCGCCGCCACTGCGCTGGCCGACATCAACGTCGGCGTCACGCTGTCGGCCACCGGCCCGGCCGCCTCGCTCGGCATACCGGAAAAGAACACCATCGACCTGTTGCCGAAAAGCATCGCCGGGCAGAAGGTCAATTACCTCGTGCTCGACGACGCATCCGACACCACCACGGCGGTCAAGAACACCAAGAAGCTGATCAGCGAAAACAAGGTCGACCTGATCATCGGCTCGACGACGACACCCAATTCGCTGGCCATGGTCGGCGTTGCCGCCGAGGGCGAGACGCCGATGATCGCCCTGGCCGCCTCGGCGCGCATCGTCGAGCCGATGGACGACAAGCGTAAATGGGTCTTCAAGACACCGCAGAACGATGCCCAGATGTCGACCGCGATCATCGAGCACATGACCAACAACAACGTCAAAACCGTGGCCTACATCGGTTTTTCCGACGCCTACGGCGAAGGTTGGTGGAACGAGTTCTCCAAGCTGGCCGAAGTGCGCAAGATCGCGCTGGTCGGCAACGAGCGCTTCAATCGCACCGATACCACGGTAACCGGCCAGATCCTCAAGATCCTTTCCGCCAAGCCGGATGCCGTACTGATCGGCGGCGCCGGCACGCCGGCCGCGCTGCCGCAGAAATCGCTGAAGGAAAAGGGCTACAAGGGCATCATTTACCAGACGCACGGCGTCGCCAACAACGACTTCCTGCGCGTCTGCGGCAAGGATTGCGAAGGCACCGTGCTGCCAACCGGCCCGGTACTGGTCGCCGGGCAGTTGCCGGCCGACAATCCGGTGAAGAAATCGGCGACCGAATACGTCACCCGCTACGAAGCCGCCCACGGCAAGGGCAGCGTCAATGCCTTCGGCGGCTACGCCTGGGATGCCGGCCAGCTGTTGGCCGCCGCCGCGCCGCAGGCCCTGAAGACAGCGCAACCGGGCAGCCGTGAATTCCGTCTGGCGCTGCGCGATGCGCTGGAAGCGACGAAGAATGTCGCCGGTGCCCACGGCGTCTTCAACATGAGCGCCAGCGACCACCTCGGCCTCGATCAGCGGGCCCGGGTCATGGTCACCGTGCAGCAGGGCGCCTGGAAACTGGCCCGCTGA
- a CDS encoding TonB-dependent receptor, giving the protein MAADQALGEVTVTATREGQLVAETPASIGVIKDKTLREVRPTHPSEIMSQVPGVWVNVTGGEGHQTAIRQPLTTSPVYLYLEDGIPTRSTGFFNHNALYEVNLPMAGGIEINKGPGSALYGSDAIGGVINVLTRRPPTGPEIDGSLEAGSYGWKRAMITGGNAFGDHAFRADLNLSHTDGWRDSTAYDRQSGTLRWDSAIGNDAVLKTVATFSNIDQETAGSSAISKNDYENNPRTNYTPISLRKVQAVRLSTAYEKESGDSLLSITPYYRYNSMDLLANWSLAYDPTRYTSENQSLGAQIKYRQDFAPLRTRLIVGVDIDNSPGSRVEDAITTTQAGSGYRAIYTAYRIGARVYDYDVTYRGISPYVHGEISPLQKLRVTAGLRYDAVSYQYSNRMASAPVLAGGRYYGQVGDTNIDFQHLSPKLGATYAFTDSLNGFVAYNHAFRTPSEGQLFRPAAATSASLARAAADAAQQLKPIKVDSYEIGLRGKLGSTVNYEISAYHMTKKDDILSYKDPLSNVTTATNAGKTLHRGVEVGLGAQLASLWRFDSAFSYAKHTYETWKIGSTDYSGREMEIAPRVVANTRLSYGEAKSGLAQLEWMHFGSWWSDQANTAKYPGHDLLNLRGQYPLARDMNLFANVHNLADKRYAESTSVTSGFETFAPGLPRTLTVGVQAKW; this is encoded by the coding sequence ATGGCCGCCGATCAGGCGCTCGGCGAGGTCACCGTGACCGCCACCCGCGAAGGACAACTGGTTGCCGAAACCCCGGCGAGCATCGGGGTGATCAAGGACAAGACCCTGCGCGAAGTGCGCCCGACCCACCCGTCGGAAATCATGAGCCAGGTGCCCGGCGTCTGGGTCAATGTGACCGGCGGCGAAGGCCACCAGACGGCGATCCGCCAGCCGCTGACCACCAGCCCGGTGTACCTCTATCTGGAGGACGGCATCCCGACCCGGTCCACCGGCTTCTTCAATCACAATGCCTTGTACGAGGTGAATCTGCCGATGGCCGGCGGCATCGAGATCAACAAGGGGCCGGGCAGTGCGCTCTACGGCTCCGACGCAATCGGCGGCGTGATCAACGTACTGACCCGCCGGCCGCCGACCGGGCCGGAAATCGACGGCTCCCTCGAGGCCGGCTCCTACGGCTGGAAACGGGCGATGATCACCGGCGGCAATGCCTTCGGCGACCACGCCTTCCGCGCCGATCTCAATCTCAGCCATACCGACGGCTGGCGCGACAGCACCGCCTACGACCGGCAGAGCGGCACGCTGCGCTGGGATAGCGCGATCGGCAACGATGCCGTGCTGAAAACAGTCGCCACCTTTTCCAACATCGACCAGGAAACCGCCGGCAGTTCGGCCATTTCCAAAAACGACTACGAAAACAACCCGCGCACCAACTACACGCCGATCTCGCTGCGCAAGGTCCAGGCCGTTCGCCTGTCGACCGCCTACGAGAAGGAATCCGGCGATTCGCTGTTGAGCATCACCCCCTATTACCGCTACAACTCGATGGATTTGCTGGCCAACTGGTCGCTGGCCTACGACCCGACGCGCTACACCAGCGAAAACCAGTCGCTCGGCGCCCAGATCAAATACCGCCAGGATTTCGCTCCGCTGCGCACGCGCCTGATCGTCGGCGTCGATATCGACAACAGCCCGGGCAGCCGCGTCGAAGACGCCATCACCACCACCCAGGCAGGCAGCGGTTATAGGGCGATCTATACCGCTTACCGCATCGGCGCCCGGGTCTACGATTACGACGTCACCTATCGCGGCATTTCGCCCTATGTGCATGGCGAGATTTCACCGCTGCAGAAGCTTCGGGTCACCGCCGGCCTGCGTTACGACGCGGTCAGCTACCAGTACAGCAATCGCATGGCGAGCGCGCCGGTCCTCGCCGGCGGCCGTTACTACGGTCAGGTCGGCGATACCAACATCGATTTCCAGCATCTCAGCCCGAAGCTCGGGGCGACCTATGCCTTCACCGACTCACTGAACGGCTTTGTCGCCTACAACCACGCCTTCCGTACCCCGTCCGAAGGCCAGCTCTTCCGGCCCGCCGCGGCCACCTCGGCGAGCCTGGCGCGGGCTGCCGCCGACGCCGCCCAGCAACTCAAGCCGATCAAGGTCGACAGCTACGAAATCGGCTTGCGCGGCAAGCTCGGCAGTACGGTAAATTACGAGATTTCGGCCTATCACATGACCAAGAAGGACGACATCCTCAGTTACAAGGATCCGCTCAGCAATGTCACGACCGCGACCAACGCCGGCAAGACCCTGCACCGCGGCGTCGAAGTCGGCCTCGGCGCCCAGCTGGCCTCCTTGTGGCGGTTCGACAGCGCCTTCTCCTACGCCAAGCACACCTACGAGACATGGAAAATCGGCAGCACCGACTACAGCGGCAGGGAAATGGAAATCGCCCCGCGCGTCGTCGCCAACACCCGCCTGAGCTACGGCGAGGCGAAAAGCGGCCTGGCCCAACTGGAATGGATGCATTTCGGCAGCTGGTGGTCGGATCAGGCCAACACCGCCAAGTACCCGGGACACGATCTGCTGAACCTGCGCGGCCAGTATCCGCTGGCCCGCGACATGAACCTCTTCGCCAACGTCCATAACCTGGCCGACAAGCGCTACGCCGAAAGTACCAGCGTCACCTCGGGGTTCGAGACCTTCGCCCCCGGCCTGCCGCGCACCCTCACCGTCGGGGTCCAGGCCAAATGGTAG
- a CDS encoding sialidase family protein gives MVGAIVTLLAGCLIATRAAAHEPAGHAAGKPDFSRMWQERLESAPRLAVAATFDANGRLWLARTVGKQLQVSHSDDAGQHFSPAVTVNREPELISADGEARPAIAVVDQRVYLSWTQPLPQAFAGHIRFAASADGGATFAEPLTINDNRQAITHRFNAMLANEHGVTMAWIDKRDGDGQPAYRGAAIYTAQSTDGGRSFAANRKLADHSCECCRIGLAADRDGTPLAFWRHIFGRNERDFAIARLGEPLQRASTDGWAIDACPHHGGSLAVDEQGGRHIAWFTGAAKSPGLHYRRIDGERMSVPLSFGDLDAQAGHPAVATAGSGIDLVWREFDGRENRIVAIHSADRGQTWSKPMRLAATAGAADDPLLINGRGAIWLIWNTADNGLKIVRLGT, from the coding sequence ATGGTAGGCGCCATTGTCACGCTGCTGGCCGGCTGCCTGATCGCCACCAGGGCCGCCGCCCATGAACCGGCCGGCCATGCGGCAGGCAAACCGGATTTTTCCCGGATGTGGCAGGAGCGCCTGGAGAGCGCCCCGCGCCTGGCAGTGGCCGCCACTTTCGATGCCAATGGCCGGCTGTGGCTGGCGCGCACGGTCGGCAAACAATTGCAGGTCAGCCATTCGGATGACGCCGGCCAGCATTTTTCGCCGGCGGTTACGGTCAACCGCGAGCCGGAGCTGATTTCCGCCGATGGCGAAGCCCGCCCGGCGATCGCCGTGGTCGATCAGCGGGTCTATCTGAGCTGGACCCAGCCTCTGCCGCAAGCCTTCGCCGGCCACATCCGCTTTGCCGCCTCGGCCGATGGCGGCGCGACCTTCGCCGAGCCGCTGACCATCAACGACAATCGGCAAGCCATCACCCACCGCTTCAATGCCATGCTCGCCAACGAGCACGGCGTCACCATGGCCTGGATCGACAAGCGCGACGGCGACGGCCAGCCGGCCTACCGCGGCGCCGCGATCTACACCGCCCAGTCGACCGACGGCGGACGCAGTTTTGCCGCCAACCGCAAGCTCGCCGACCATTCCTGCGAATGCTGCCGGATCGGCCTGGCCGCCGACCGCGATGGCACGCCGCTGGCCTTCTGGCGGCACATTTTCGGCCGCAACGAACGCGATTTCGCCATCGCCCGCCTCGGCGAACCCTTGCAGCGCGCCTCGACCGACGGCTGGGCCATTGACGCCTGCCCGCATCACGGCGGCAGCTTGGCCGTCGATGAGCAGGGCGGCCGGCACATCGCCTGGTTCACCGGCGCCGCCAAATCGCCCGGCCTGCATTACCGGCGCATCGACGGCGAGCGGATGAGCGTTCCGCTGTCCTTTGGCGACCTCGATGCCCAAGCCGGCCATCCGGCCGTCGCCACGGCCGGCAGCGGCATCGATCTGGTCTGGCGCGAATTCGACGGGCGCGAAAACCGCATCGTCGCCATCCATTCCGCCGACCGCGGCCAGACCTGGAGCAAGCCGATGCGCCTCGCCGCCACCGCCGGCGCCGCCGACGACCCGCTGCTGATCAACGGCCGCGGCGCAATCTGGCTGATCTGGAATACCGCCGACAACGGCCTGAAGATCGTCCGCCTCGGCACATGA
- a CDS encoding branched-chain amino acid ABC transporter permease: protein MDLQIFLLLGQDGITNGAVYALLALALVLVFAVTRVIFIPQGEFVAFGALTLASLQAGQVPGTIWLLLGLGTTVAVLDGIRLVREGRYAKLPPLLIFNIGGPLLAAAGLFAVPPTQLPLAVQVVISILLVVPMGPMLYRIAFQPLANAPVLVLLIVSIALHLALTGLGLLFFGAEGSRTPAFTDLSFELGGAPLQGQTILVVVASTVLIIALYFFFERTIYGKALRATAMNRTGARLMGIPPILAGKLCFTLAAAIGAVSGILIAPLTTIYYDSGFLIGLKGFVGAIIGGLASYPIAALGAILVGLLESYSSFYASAFKEVIVFTLIIPVLLWRSLTSRHIEEEEE from the coding sequence ATGGATCTCCAAATCTTCCTTCTTCTCGGCCAGGACGGCATCACCAATGGTGCCGTCTATGCCTTGCTGGCCCTCGCTCTGGTGCTGGTTTTCGCGGTCACCCGCGTGATCTTCATCCCGCAGGGCGAGTTCGTCGCCTTCGGCGCGCTGACCCTGGCCTCGCTGCAGGCCGGCCAGGTGCCGGGAACCATCTGGCTGCTGCTCGGCCTGGGCACCACGGTGGCCGTGCTCGACGGCATCCGCCTGGTGCGTGAAGGCCGCTACGCCAAGCTACCGCCGCTGCTGATCTTCAATATCGGCGGCCCACTGCTCGCCGCCGCCGGTCTTTTCGCCGTGCCGCCGACCCAGTTGCCGCTCGCCGTTCAGGTCGTCATCTCCATCCTGCTGGTCGTGCCGATGGGGCCGATGCTCTACCGCATCGCCTTCCAGCCACTGGCCAACGCCCCGGTACTCGTCCTGCTCATCGTCTCGATCGCCCTGCACCTCGCCCTGACCGGCCTCGGCCTGCTCTTCTTCGGGGCCGAAGGCTCGCGCACCCCGGCCTTCACCGACCTCAGCTTCGAACTCGGCGGGGCGCCACTGCAAGGCCAAACCATCCTGGTTGTGGTGGCCTCGACCGTGCTGATCATCGCCCTCTATTTCTTCTTCGAACGCACCATCTACGGCAAGGCCCTGCGCGCCACCGCGATGAACCGGACCGGCGCCCGCCTGATGGGCATCCCGCCGATCCTCGCCGGCAAACTGTGCTTTACGCTGGCGGCGGCGATCGGCGCCGTTTCCGGCATCCTGATCGCGCCGCTGACCACCATTTATTACGATTCCGGCTTCCTGATCGGCCTCAAGGGCTTCGTCGGCGCCATCATCGGCGGCCTCGCCTCCTATCCGATCGCCGCCCTCGGCGCCATTCTGGTCGGCCTGCTTGAATCCTATTCGTCCTTCTACGCCAGTGCCTTCAAGGAAGTCATCGTGTTCACGCTGATCATCCCGGTGCTGCTCTGGCGCTCGCTGACCTCGCGCCACATCGAGGAGGAAGAAGAATGA
- a CDS encoding TlpA family protein disulfide reductase yields the protein MKTLALLLLLFSASSHAEIRPFVPGSLQQIQAEQAGKPFILALWSATCIHCPGELKTLAKLARRHPRLNIVLLATDTPDEAAQLEKLALGYGLGKQAQWVFADPQPEKLRYQIDRRWFGELPRTYFFDRNHQRTASSGVIPVEQLEHWVGEHVK from the coding sequence ATGAAAACGCTCGCCCTGCTCCTCCTGCTGTTTTCGGCAAGCAGCCATGCCGAGATCCGGCCCTTCGTGCCGGGCAGCCTGCAACAAATCCAGGCCGAACAGGCCGGAAAGCCGTTCATCCTGGCCCTTTGGTCCGCCACCTGCATCCATTGCCCGGGCGAACTGAAGACCTTGGCCAAACTAGCCCGCCGACATCCGCGCCTGAACATCGTCCTGCTCGCCACCGACACCCCGGACGAGGCCGCGCAACTGGAAAAGCTCGCCCTCGGCTACGGTCTCGGCAAGCAGGCGCAATGGGTTTTCGCCGACCCGCAGCCGGAAAAGCTGCGCTACCAGATCGACCGCCGCTGGTTCGGCGAACTGCCGCGCACCTATTTTTTCGACCGCAACCACCAGCGCACTGCCAGCTCCGGAGTCATCCCGGTTGAGCAACTCGAACACTGGGTCGGCGAACACGTAAAATAA
- a CDS encoding energy transducer TonB — translation MVSNRLSLESGPPEWRRSGHFFLAAALLHGLILFYPLKLAIDQLEIPPPATIAVRLLEPAPPQQAPTPAQKPVPVAQPTVSRQRERPQPTPRPLLAMRAEQAVPSPTFSVPAPSAAPPAPPAAAPTASAAPVTVTPARFDAAYLHNPEPKYPPLSRRLGEEGKVLLRVRVSRDGQPATIDFEKSSNFERLDEAAKQVVARWRFIPAKRGDEAIEASVIIPIVFRLDG, via the coding sequence ATGGTCAGCAATCGCCTTTCCCTCGAATCAGGCCCACCCGAATGGCGGCGGAGCGGCCATTTTTTCCTCGCGGCCGCGCTGCTGCACGGGCTGATCCTGTTCTATCCGCTGAAGCTCGCCATCGACCAGCTGGAAATTCCGCCACCCGCCACCATCGCAGTTCGCCTGCTCGAGCCGGCGCCGCCGCAGCAGGCCCCAACGCCCGCCCAGAAGCCAGTTCCGGTTGCCCAGCCAACGGTCAGCCGGCAGCGTGAGCGGCCGCAGCCGACCCCGCGTCCGTTACTCGCCATGCGCGCCGAGCAGGCCGTGCCATCCCCGACCTTTTCGGTACCGGCCCCGAGCGCCGCCCCGCCGGCTCCCCCGGCCGCTGCCCCGACGGCCAGCGCGGCACCGGTCACGGTCACCCCGGCCCGTTTCGACGCCGCCTATCTGCACAATCCCGAACCGAAATACCCGCCACTCTCCCGGCGCCTCGGCGAGGAAGGCAAGGTGTTGCTCAGGGTGCGGGTCAGCCGGGATGGTCAGCCGGCGACGATCGATTTTGAAAAAAGCAGCAATTTCGAGCGGCTCGACGAAGCCGCCAAACAGGTTGTCGCGCGCTGGCGCTTCATTCCGGCGAAACGGGGCGACGAGGCGATCGAAGCCTCGGTGATCATTCCCATTGTCTTTCGGCTGGATGGTTGA
- a CDS encoding ABC transporter substrate-binding protein: MLKKLTVAVLAALSTAALADVNVGVSVSATGPAASLGIPEKNTIALLPTSIGGQKINYIVLDDATDPTAATKNIKKLISENKVDVMIGSTTTPNSLAMMDVAVDNETPLISMAGSAIVVEPVDAKRRWVFKTAQNDAHMATAIVQHMTDRNVQTVAFIGFADAYGEGWYKEFAKIAEARKLKIVASERYQRNDTSVTGQTLKIIAAKPDAVLVGSAGTPAALPQKSLKEKGYKGLVYQTHGVANNDFLRVGGKDVEGAFLPVGPMMVAAQLPNDNPVKKSALEYVGKYEAAHGKGSVSSFGGHAWDAGVLLQNAIPQALKAGKPGTVEFRRALRDALEGTKNLAGAHGVFNITANDHQGFDQRARVMATIENNTWKLVK; this comes from the coding sequence ATGCTAAAGAAACTGACTGTCGCCGTTCTCGCTGCTTTGTCCACCGCCGCCCTGGCCGACGTCAATGTCGGGGTTTCGGTTTCGGCCACCGGCCCGGCCGCTTCGCTCGGCATTCCGGAAAAGAACACCATCGCCCTGCTGCCGACCAGCATCGGCGGCCAGAAGATCAATTACATCGTGCTCGACGATGCCACCGACCCGACGGCAGCGACCAAGAACATCAAGAAGCTGATCAGCGAAAACAAGGTCGACGTGATGATCGGTTCGACCACCACGCCGAACTCCCTGGCCATGATGGATGTCGCCGTCGATAACGAAACACCGCTGATTTCGATGGCCGGTTCCGCCATCGTCGTCGAGCCGGTGGATGCCAAGCGGCGCTGGGTCTTCAAGACGGCTCAGAACGATGCCCACATGGCGACCGCCATCGTCCAGCACATGACCGACCGCAACGTCCAGACCGTCGCCTTCATCGGCTTTGCCGATGCCTACGGCGAAGGCTGGTACAAGGAGTTCGCCAAGATCGCCGAAGCCCGCAAGCTGAAGATCGTCGCCAGCGAACGCTACCAGCGCAACGACACTTCGGTGACCGGCCAGACGCTGAAGATCATCGCCGCCAAGCCGGATGCCGTGCTGGTCGGCAGTGCCGGCACGCCGGCCGCGCTGCCGCAGAAATCGCTGAAGGAAAAGGGCTACAAGGGCCTGGTCTACCAGACGCACGGCGTCGCCAACAACGACTTCCTGCGCGTCGGTGGCAAGGATGTCGAAGGCGCCTTCCTGCCGGTCGGTCCGATGATGGTTGCGGCGCAACTGCCGAACGACAATCCGGTCAAGAAATCGGCGCTGGAATATGTCGGCAAGTACGAAGCCGCCCACGGCAAGGGCAGCGTCAGCTCCTTCGGCGGCCACGCCTGGGATGCCGGCGTGCTGCTGCAGAATGCCATTCCGCAGGCCTTGAAGGCCGGCAAGCCGGGCACCGTCGAATTCCGCCGCGCTCTGCGCGATGCGCTCGAAGGGACCAAGAATCTGGCCGGCGCGCACGGCGTTTTCAACATCACCGCAAACGACCACCAGGGTTTCGATCAGCGCGCCCGCGTTATGGCAACCATCGAAAACAACACCTGGAAGCTCGTCAAATAA
- a CDS encoding riboflavin synthase, with product MFSGIIAAVGRITHLTAREVGFRLHVEAGTLGLDDVALGDSIAHNGVCLTVVAKDANQFMVDVSPETLSCTVGLDAPGPVNLEKALRLADRLGGHLVSGHVDGVGEVLRFEPVGDNRMLEILAPKEIARYIARKGSVTVNGVSLTTNEVSGQVFTINLIPHTLENTTLNNLQPGSRVNLEVDLIARYCERLLSAEREL from the coding sequence ATGTTCTCTGGGATCATCGCGGCGGTTGGCCGCATCACTCACCTCACCGCCCGCGAAGTCGGCTTCCGTCTGCATGTCGAGGCCGGCACGCTTGGCCTCGACGATGTCGCGCTGGGCGACTCGATCGCCCACAACGGGGTCTGCCTGACCGTGGTGGCCAAGGACGCCAACCAATTCATGGTCGATGTCTCGCCCGAAACGCTGTCGTGCACCGTCGGTCTCGACGCGCCCGGCCCGGTCAATCTGGAAAAGGCGTTGCGTCTGGCCGATCGGCTGGGCGGCCATCTGGTTTCCGGCCACGTCGATGGAGTCGGCGAAGTGCTGCGTTTCGAGCCGGTCGGTGACAACCGGATGCTGGAAATCCTCGCCCCGAAGGAAATCGCCCGCTACATCGCGCGCAAGGGATCGGTCACCGTCAATGGCGTCAGCCTGACCACCAACGAGGTCAGCGGCCAGGTGTTTACCATCAACCTGATCCCGCACACGCTGGAAAATACGACGCTGAACAATCTCCAGCCGGGCAGCCGGGTGAATCTCGAAGTCGATCTGATCGCCCGCTACTGCGAGCGCCTGCTCAGTGCCGAACGGGAACTCTGA